The DNA sequence CTGTTCTGTTGCTTGATTACGCGGAATTTTGTTCGGCGTTGGTTTCTGATCATCGGAGCCGGCGAGGCGGTGGACGATTgctgattttgttttgttttggaatTCGTAGCTagggtttggtttggtttggtttggttttgggctcgttttttatttggaaatttgacGATGGAACCTCGAGTTGGAAACAAGTTCCGGCTTGGTCGTAAGATCGGCAGTGGATCATTCGGAGAGATCTATCTCGGTTTGTTGGCGATTTTGTggtttttgttgttcttgttttCGTGATTTTCGTTTGTTTTTGGAATTTTACATTTCGTTTTAATTACGCAGGCACTAATATTCAGACGAATGAGGAGGTTGCTATTAAGCTTGTgagtttttattcttttataattcttgttggaaatttatgaaattaaacgttttatatttgttaattttacatAGAAATGTATGTTTGTGATTTTGaggaatttattaaaaaacttaaGGACTACTGAGAAAATTGTTCTAGTTTTATGTAGGAAGTTctgaaaatgtatttattttttaagtttgcgggaatttataagaatttagttattgattttattttcttttgaatttgaatttgctGCTAAGGAATTAAATGCCTGGTCCTGAAATGTTTCATTTCCTTATTTTCCCCAATGACTTCTAAAGACACTCAaaattgcatatatatatatatatatatatatatatatattaaaaattttattatacaaacatatattgtAAAGGACTTTGGAAAATTTATCGTTGAGATGAGATGGATCTGTACAAATCATTTTGCCCAAGttctttgtttggtttctgaagAAACGTAGGAAGAGAAGAAACCAAAATATGGAATCTTAAATGCCATTTCAACTTATTAAGAAAACAAGAAACTCTTAATACAACTGCTAGAATTTGATGAGGCcagtttctttccttttttcctgttttttgtTCCTTCTCTTTTGAAACCccacaaaataaaatagcatattgtaaaacctattttatttttttctcctcgGTTTTCTTGGTTTCGAAATAGAGGGTGAATGAAACTATAGGATAAATAGGGGCTATTTAAAGCATTATTTGGTATTTATTATGTTGAAGGTTATGGGAAATAGCATTGAGAACTTCTAAATTATATTCTTTAGTTCTTAAAATGAGCTCTTTGAGAGATTAAGTGCTCATAGCTTGTCTGGAATTATGCTAGGGATTTTATAATATTGTGCAGGTAGTCTTAACTAAGATTTGGCTTACAATGTGGTTGATCCTTTTATCATCTACTAAGAGCAGAGTTCTGTGTTCTCAATACCTTCTAGAGTGTGGTGCTTTGTGCTGGTCATACTCTTTATAACTATGTTTCCATGCCTGAGtgacatcaatttttttttttcctgggttCTGTTTGTTGCATGTGTTATTTGAAATGTTATCTTTAATGGGATTTCAGGTTGGATTCTTTTAGGATAAAACTACTAGGCACTGGTGTTGGAGTTAATAATGGACTGGGTCATATTTGGAAATAGTGTATGTGCTTATACCTTTTCAGAGGGTCTTGCAGCCCTTTGGGAATAACTAAATGattctctttattttcctcCTCTTGGGGAAATTTTGCATAACAGGGCAGAACAACCTTCATAAACTTTTGGTATTGATTTTCATAAATTGGTTGGGTTGTAAGTGAAGCAAATATGTTGGTTTTTTGTCTATCCCTCCTGTTTTTTTGGccttgtatacattgtgtatacttttggtgcttttaatacaatttctttacttattaaaagaaaaaaaaaacttttggtattgatattatttaagcTATGCACATGGATTTAGTCTGGATGGTTGTGATTTTTCAAGAAGCATTTAGCTTGGATGTAATGACTTAGGGGATTGCTAAGAATTTTGAATGACCAACTGAATGGTGTTTTGGTGCTTCTGAACTAATTCACAAAAGGAAACACATCATCTTGTGCTTTCCAAGTCCACTTAGTAATGCCCCTTTGGGTTTACTAATTGAGATTGGTTTAGTTTGGCTCAAAGGAGTTGCAGTGGCAGTCTTTGGAGTTTACTAATCTTAGTGGACTTGGTTATCTAGCCACTCAGAGATTAATGCCCTAGATAAAAGTTGGAAATTTAAGGGACATTAGTAAAATGAGAAGTGAAGAAAGTACCCTACCTGTGATCTTTTCAGTGCGGAGTAATAAAACATACCATGTATTGATCTCACTAAACAGCCTCAATTTATTGGCCACAACAAGcatttttgaaatgaaaatcatgTGATCTCATTTCTGTATAGcaagatatgttttttttttttttgtctaaaatcTTATGAAGAATTATTGGTAACAGTTTAACAGGAAGACTACTATAACCACTTGAGTAGTTAGATATTACCGTCCGATCATACCAGCTCAGAAATGTACGCAACAACTGCTAGTGCTCCTGACATCCACTGTATTATTGACCAGTTTTTTGTAAATAGATTCTATGCATTTTTTTGTTGAAGGCATGGATTCATGTAGACTTATTACAAAACTTTGCTGATGGTAATAAATGTCTTGTTCTGTATTATTCTGATATTGTTTCTCGTTTTCAGGAAAATGTCAAGACAAAGCATCCCCAATTGCTGTATGAGTCAAAATTGTATAAGATACTACAAGGAGGAAGTAAGGGATTTTCTTCATATTctgttttccattttatttttttgcttctcaatttttttctcatttttggaaaatttttcaaCATTGGCAGCGGGAATTCCAAATGTAAAATGGTTTGGTGTCGAAGGAGACTACAATGTTCTTGTGATGGATTTGCTTGGACCTAGTCTTGAAGATTTATTCAACTTTTGCAGCAGGAAGCTATCTCTGAAGACAGTTCTTATGCTTGCAGATCAGATGGTAGGatttattttattggttttGTCATATTGTTCTCACATCTCATATGgcttatttccttcatttttttctgcCAATTATGATACTCCCGTCAGATCAATCGAGTTGAATTTGttcattcaaaatcatttcttcaTCGAGATATTAAGCCAGAcaactttcttatgggtttagGAAGGCGTGCTAATCAGGTTTTGAGTTGACACTGGTTCCttggtttttatcttttgctTTTGTCATATGTCTTGGTGCATCATTTGCTATTTGCGTGCATTCAGGTCTATGTTATTGACTTTGGTCTGGCTAAGAAGTACAGAGACTCTTCAACCCATCAACACATTCCTTATAGGTTAGTTGTTTTCAACTAATTGATGAGTTCTTTCAGTGCTTATATTTGACAAGTTGATGTATTACTAGTTTGGAGCTAATTTCTCTGTGTGAGTTGATATCCATGTATCTTATATTCAGTACCCCGTTgaactattttaattttgtattgaGATTATTtggagtgtttttttttttttttttttttttgcaagagGAGCTTGATTAACAATTATTGTTTTCTGTCCCTTTTTTTCTCCATCTATTATAAACTCTGTTGTGATTGATTTCCACTGCTGAAGTACAAAAATGTTAGCCATCTAATCAGATGGCAGTAGAACATTTAGGTGTAGGTTTTGTAGGCAATAATAAAATTCCCCACTTACGTCAGTTCTTGTTTCTTAGattaccattttatttattgttgcaGAAAGTTCTACATGATATTTCTCCTGATTCCTATTCACTTTTAATGCACCCTAGCAATCCTTATACATTGGAGATGGCCTACAGATGAAGAAAGAGGGATCAGGGAAGAGATGCCTGGAATGctgctttattttcatttatgttttttttttttttttcaaaaatggaaGTTAGATTTTCTATAGGAGaagtttttataattcaatttcaatatGAGAGATTTTTCATAAGACCTGCATTCTGTTCAGAGAACTCTCTTGTGAACACACTGgtgagagaaggaaaaaataaatagaagttGTTTTTTATGTAGCTGGTCCCAGAGATAGAACCACAAGGTGAATAAGAAGGCCAAAAAGGTGGGTTTAGGGGTGGGGATACATGATGCCAGAGGCATAGCCCTAAATATAGCTAAATGGCCAATGAGGATTTGTTTGGTCAGCCTGATGCAGTTGAGATTGCCCATACATCTCACAAAAATAATGCATGATGTAATCTATCTTTTGTGTGAAGTAAGTTATCTAAACTTGGCTCCAACTGCATTAGGTATATGCAATTTGTCAATTGCACATCTACTGAATGCATTAATCTTGTGGATGGTTGTCCTTTCCGTTTTCTTGAAATCGGTAAAGTTAAAGAACACTGTTCTTATGCTGggccttttatttttttcttatggtTTACTATATTACTTTACCTTTTGGATTAAATTTAGCAAAAATCACAAGTACTGTTTTTACTACTTTTTTGTAGCTGACTTGTTCAGATAAATTGcagagaaaataagaatttgACTGGAACTGCAAGATATGCAAGCATGAACACTCACCTTGGCATTGGTATGCTTATAGCTATTTCATTTCTGTGTTCAGCTTTTGCATTCATTGATATAACATTGAATGGACTAAACATTGATCTTTCTGATTGAATCTCACTCCCTATCATGTTTCCTTTCTACTATATAGAACAAAGTCGCAGGGATGATTTAGAATCTCTTGGATATGTTCTTATGTATTTCTTACGAGGAAGGTAATCACTCCCGGTGACCTTTGGCTGTCTGTTATCTTTCTCACATTTACATGGGTAGTCTACTTATGACATTGTATCTTTGTAGTCTTCCTTGGCAGGGATTGAAAGCTggaacaaagaaacaaaagtatGAAAAGATCAgtgaaaaaaaagtttcaacATCAATTGAGGTAACTTTTCTTCTGTTATGTTGTTTAATGCCAACAATTATATGTTCAGCACCATTAAACTGACTGGAAAGCTCGTGTTTCTGCCTTAGGCCTTGTGTCGCGGTTATCCTACAGAATTTGCATCATATTTCCATTACTGCCGCTCACTTCGATTTGATGATAAACCAGATTATGCATATCTCAAAAGAATCTTCCGTGACCTTTTTATTCGTGAAGGTGTGAAGATACTCATATACATTTTAAGTTCTTACATTTTAGACAGTCCTAAGATGAGTGACAATTGTTAAGTTATTGATCAAAGCTCTTTTCTTAACAAATCAACTCTTATACCATTTAGTCTGTATTTCTTCTTGCTTCAGGATTTCAGTTTGATTATGTGTTTGATTGGACGATTCTGAAGTATCAGCAATCGCAGATTTCTGGACCACCTAGCCGCGCTCTTGTAAGTGATATACCATGATATTGTGATTAGTTATCCTTCTttcttgaaagaaattgaaaaattattagtactTGTTAATAGGGCCCTGGGGCTGGACCAAGCCACGGGATCCCTCCTGCTGTTGCCAACATGGATAGACAATCAGGTAGCTACTTCACATTTCTGGTTCCTGCTTTCATTTACATGAATCCAATCTGACTTCATTATCCATGGAATTTATCTGGGGTTCATATCTGTAACTTTGTTGCAGGTGGTGAAGATGGAAGACCCTCTGGCTGGTCTTCGGCAGATCCCTCTCGCAGGAGGACCACTGTACCAGCTCTAAATGTTGGAACCTTGAAACAAAAAAGTCCAGTTGCAAATGATTCAACAATGGCAAAAGATAGTCTGGTAAGCATTGATTGCAACCAGATTTGTATAAATTCTGACGCACTATGTATTTGCATCCCATGGGCCTGAATGATGATTATCACCTtggaatatttgatttttggtaTCCAGTTTTGGTTTTGCTTATTAAACATGATCTCCTCATGCCTGGATATATATGCATATGCAGTCAGCTAATGTGAGGGCAAGTGGATCATCAAGGCGAGGTGCAGTTTCTAGCAGTCGTGATGCAGTTATTGTTGGAGGTGAATCTGACCCGTCTCGATCTCGTGCTGATGCAAGCCCAGGAGCACTCCGCAAAATTTCTAGTGGACAAAGAGGTTCACCTGTTCATTCATCAGAGCACAAACGTATATCTTCTGGCAGAAACACCTCCTCGAACATAAAGAACTTTGAATCCACCCTTAAGGGTATCGAGTCCCTGCACTTCAATAATGAAGAGAGAGTGCAGTATTAGTGGCTGACTCTCGATCCCCCCAATCTCTCATTGTAAATCTTGAAAACATTATGCTTCATCACGCACTTGGAGTGGAATTTCTTGTTTCTGTGTATTGTATTTGAGGAAAGCAGCAGAGGCTAAAATCTATAAGGTTCGTCGGGTTGGGAATTTTCACTCTTTTTTAAGCGTCTACAGCAGAATAAAAGACACCAGATCACCAACAGGAGAGCAGATGATCCCCAACCGAAATCCAACTAGGTAAGGCTTTTGTGCAAATGGCAACACAAGTTTGAGTTTGTGTTATCATGCCTTTCAGTTTCTGCTTACCTTTTTCTTGATttacttttctctctctatgtTCATGGTTTCTTTTGACATCATAAGCTATGTTTGTGGTTACAGACCATATTAAAATCCTGTAATACTGTAACTAGgccattttattgatttttctgTCTGCCACGTCGGTATGCGTTCTGAAGTACTTCCACATATGAAATATCATTGAAGCTCAACatcaaattagttttttttttttttttttttcaagtagaTGTTCACTGTCTTCTTATTAAATGAAATGAGATAGGGAAGTAGATAAGTTTGAATACTTGTAATTATTTAAGCATCGCATTGTACTTCCTGTtcgtttaaaatttaaagtccTTTTTAGGGTAGAAAGAAATTTGGGGTCTAAAATTTGTGGGCAAGGTAGGCTTTATGGGTTCGTGAACCGCAGGTTTTGGGTTCGAGCCCCGTGGTATTTAATTGTAGGGTAGGAGAGAGGTATATGtagaaattttttgaataagaTGTGAAGAGAAATTTTCAGGATTAAATTTTTTGCATCCACTCTATGGTTTGCTTGGGAAGATCTTCATGAAGATGAATGGAGAGATGATCACAAGAAGAGAATGATATTGGGAAGCTACATATTAAATGGTAATTTTTACcttaatttacatttttctatGTATGGAGATAATTTTAAGAAGGGAAAAAGGGATGGTGAATAGATTGTCTTAGAGATTAGCTTGTAGCTTATTTGAGAGCACGAGCAACACAAGGCAACCTGACTCATGTTATAGGGTCTCATGATCATGCACACGACTCATGCACGTAGTAGCCTTACCTTATATGCAACTCATGCACTGGGCTGCCCGTACACGACCTTTTCTCGAGGACGTAGTCCAAATCTATCTGTCTGAGCAATCCCGCACTTTGGTGTGTGCAAAGCCCTAACGGGGCCTTGCACGTGTTCATGGAGAGGCCCGATGTGCCTTGGGGGCAGCCATGTCAAGTCATAACCAAGTGAGACTACAACCCCACTAAAGAGGAATCCGAGTCACTTCCAATCTGTGACGTCTCTTATTGTCTTAAGCCTGTACGAGTGTGCCACGCTCATGCTCATGAGTCATGCAACGTGAGTTGGTTATGTTGTGTTGTCCATTGCGCACGGCCTGGCTACACGTGCCACTCAACCCCTTTTCCAATCCCCTCGAGACTAAGTCAAAACCATACTACAACATGCCTTGCGCCATGTGGGCTTAAGGTGTCACCACACATATCCATGTCATGCCCTCCGAGGGCTAATGTGATAACAGTATGCTCGTATACCAGCCCCGCCTCCACAGGTTAATTGATGGCGGATGAAAGGATGACAGTGGCTTCGAAATTACTTGTCCAACATAAATATTAACTTAAATGAAATGAGACaagtaaaattttgatttaattaggaatttaggaTGAGATGATTGgaaatttgtattaaaaaaaaattagaaaaaaaaaatagacaaacCAATGCAGCAACATAATGATCAGATGAGCACATTTGAAGGCTAAATGAGAAGCCAGGAGAAAAAATGTGACAGTTGTGATAAGCAAATGATATTAAGAACACTTGTTGACTCGACaataaaaaaaagcaaaaaaaaaaaaaaaaaaaaaattattttgatgatgTGGCATTGATTCGAGTTgcattatttataaaagtaattcatttatatatgaCAAAGATTACAGCTGGATTAAGGGcaccccaaatttatttaattaataaaaaagaaatggataATGATGTCAACACGGATGAGTCACCATAACTGTACGGTTTGAAAGTGCGTATAAGAGTTAATGGTGatcatgaaaataaatttaaaacggATGATAGAAGAAAGTTTAAGAGCTAGTGAGAAAAAGATATGTCTTATGTGTGAGATAAAAGCACTTTTGGCTTTGCAGGAAAAGCACTTTTTTAGCATGGAACCATGTGATCAAATACTTTGTAAAGCACATtatttgtgggaaaaaaaaaatgcttttagaccGTCCCAAAAACTACACAAACCCTACAAGCAATTTATCGTAGAATGAGGATGTCAGggatcaaaaaataaatttttagttttatttattaattaaaaaaatgttataaaagtaaattataaaaGTTTACTAATATTATAAAGACCGACACTAATATTATAAACGtttcattaaatttataataaattaaaaaaatatattagaagtaatgttttcttgatttatttcatgattaactctttaaaaataataataaataaataaaagacatCTATCTAATAAAATTACCCAATTAGTACCAAAGTTCTTAAGTCTTGTTTGGCGCGTCAAATGGAGGTTTTCTTAATCATAATAACATAggtttatagaaaaaaaaatacaaagaccATGGAATGTGACAAAcgtattttcatttaattaaatttgtataaaaatataattaccGGCATTGATGACTTTGCATTATTCCAAATAAAACTTTCTTAAGCTTTAAGAAAAGTCTTAATGGACTTATGATGTTTTAATTcggcttttttttttaatttaattcttaattttaaatatttatcaaaagattgaaaaattttaactttttacctTAAATTTGAGATTTGAATATATCTTTTACACCAATTTCCAAGCAAATTTTTGATAAAACTCATCTCTTTCTGTTCATAGTGTCTTTATGGCCATTTGGGATTTGTAGAAGGAGAGTGAAAATGacctgtttggttgccaagaaagttGGAATGCTATGTTGGGGGCCTGATGTATAAGATAGAAACTAGTAGTGATCTCTCCATAATTACTTTGTTGATGAAAAG is a window from the Vitis riparia cultivar Riparia Gloire de Montpellier isolate 1030 chromosome 9, EGFV_Vit.rip_1.0, whole genome shotgun sequence genome containing:
- the LOC117922121 gene encoding casein kinase 1-like protein 2, with protein sequence MEPRVGNKFRLGRKIGSGSFGEIYLGTNIQTNEEVAIKLENVKTKHPQLLYESKLYKILQGGTGIPNVKWFGVEGDYNVLVMDLLGPSLEDLFNFCSRKLSLKTVLMLADQMINRVEFVHSKSFLHRDIKPDNFLMGLGRRANQVYVIDFGLAKKYRDSSTHQHIPYRENKNLTGTARYASMNTHLGIEQSRRDDLESLGYVLMYFLRGSLPWQGLKAGTKKQKYEKISEKKVSTSIEALCRGYPTEFASYFHYCRSLRFDDKPDYAYLKRIFRDLFIREGFQFDYVFDWTILKYQQSQISGPPSRALGPGAGPSHGIPPAVANMDRQSGGEDGRPSGWSSADPSRRRTTVPALNVGTLKQKSPVANDSTMAKDSLSANVRASGSSRRGAVSSSRDAVIVGGESDPSRSRADASPGALRKISSGQRGSPVHSSEHKRISSGRNTSSNIKNFESTLKGIESLHFNNEERVQY